In the genome of Candidatus Melainabacteria bacterium, the window ACGGCTTTGAAGAAATGGATGTCTTCGGCGTTTTCGAACCGCTGAGAATGGCTGATTTGCAGGTCAAGCTGGTCAGCCTTCACCCGAAAGAATATGTCACCGGCTTTTACGGCACCCGCGTCATTCCTGACACATTGCTGGATGTAACCAATGCGCCGGATGTATTAATCGTGCCAGGCGGTGGGTGGATAAATCAATCACCGGCTGGAGCCTGGGCAGAGTCGGAAAAAGGAACCATACTGGCGGCACTCCAGCAGTTCAGTCAGGAGGGATGCATTCTCGCTTCCGTCTGCGCTGGGGCGATGTTGCTTGCCAAAGCAGGATTGCTCACAGACCGGGCTGCTACCACTAATCTGTCTTTGCTGGACGAGCTGTGGCAAGAGCAAGTGAACGTCATACAAGCGAGAGTTGTTGACGACGGCGACATTATCACCGCAGGCGGTATCACCAGCAGCCTCGACCTCGGCGTCTGGTTGGTACAACGTTTTCTTGGTGCAGACAAAGCGTTAGAAGTTTCGCGCAAGCTGGAATTTGAACCGCGTGGTTGCGTTTGGCAACAAAGCAAGTCAAATCACTGATTGGTCCACTACTGTTCGTAGTGCTCAAGCAGGTGCCGGACTGGATGCAAAATTCCAAATTCCGGGAATGAAACAATTTACCTTGACCCAGGCGGCGGAGAAAATCAATGAGCGAATCATGGTCAGCCCTAACGCACAGTGCCGAATCCGCGGCGCGTGGTGGCAAATACAACGAGGCAAAAGAGTTTTACAAGCAGGCGATGGCAGACGCAGACTCACGGCATGACTTGCTCCAGGCTTACTACACAAGATGCAACTATGCAGCTCTGCTGAGACTTTTAGAAGAGTATGCAGAGGCTGAACAACTGTTGCGGGTAGCGACCCAAATGCGGCACGACTATCCGCAACAATTGGCGCTAGATCCAGTCACCCCCTTGACCGACCTGGAAAGAATTCTAGTGAAGCAAAATAGATTGGCCGACCTGGAGCAAGTTCATCGTGCGGATGCGGACCGAATGTTCAACACCTACGGAAGAGACTCGCACGAATTCAAAATGAGTCTGATGAATCTTGCTACGACCTACGGCACTCATTTTAAGGACATGGATAGGTGTAGAGCATATTTTCGAGAAATTCTTGACTGGTCGAAAACTGCAGAACCAATCACGCGAAAAATGATCTACATGCATTATGACAAGGTGCTGCGTTCCGCCGGACTCAATGCGGAAGCAGATCTGGCGCAGCAAGAACTGGCAGCCTTGCAACAAACCAACTAGACGCCTCTTGTTAATTGCCAGTCAAATTTGAAAGTCATGTCTAATGTAATGACTTCAGCGAGCTAGGTAAGGGTGAGCACACATTGCTGTGTTCCTTGCAAACCGCTGCAGTTCGGCCCATTACTTACACCCCTGAAGCCCAGTGACGAAACCGAACTCAACGAGTCGACACATCGCACTTGATACGGTGCGTTTTTAGAGCACAAGCCACTTCACATTCACTTCACATAGGCGCCAAAGCATTGATGCCCAAGGGTTTTCGGACGCCCTCAATCCTTTCGAGCGAAATCTTACAAAACGACCAAACGGTGCAGAATCTCAAAATGTATAGCCGATCACTATAAAGATATAGCAATCACCAAAGGCACTGTTGATCAACAATAATGACGCTCTTGTCTCCTCAGGTATTACGTTATGTCCAATATCGATAAAATTCTGAATTGCTGCCATTGCAACTCCGCCTTTGTGTTCACGAGTGGCGAGCAAGACTTCTTCAAGGCCAAAGGTCTTACGAACGAGCCAAAACGTTGTCCTAACTGTCGAATCTTGGTTAGAGTTCAACGCAGCGGAAAAGACGTAGGTACAACGGCCGAAGTCGCCTGTGCAGACTGCGGAAGCCAAACTAGAGTGCCTTTCCAGCCGAAAGGTTATAGACCGGTCTACTGTAGTGCCTGCCTCAGAACCAGAAAAGACGACCTGGCAGTTGCAAACGTCTGAAACTAGCAAGACCGAAACTAGTAGACCCCCCAGCCACGCCGCGGTTCACTTCAATTACGAATTGCTGCACGCCGTGCAGACCTAATGACAATCCCCATCACCGGAACCTGACCCGGAGGATGGGGATTCGTGTATTACTGACCCGCCCCCTTTAGCGACTCCAGCAATGAGAAGCTCAAGATGTTAGACCCGACCTGGAAATTAGTCTGCTACGCCCAAAACTGACAACGATTCTGTTAACTGGTTGTTATTTAGCACCTCCATACTCCTTGCCATAGACCTCTCAATGACAAAAGGTCGTGGACGTCGCCGATTCTAATGGCATCCAAGGAGCAAGCAAGATGAGACAGTTCGATAAACAACCAGCCGCTCAAGTTGACGACCTCGCGCAGAAGGTAACAGAGCAAGTTTCGAAAGGTCAACTCGACAGTGCATACGCAATGATGAAAACGGAGTTGCACGCTGAGTTTTCTACGATGCCTCTAGAAGAAAAACGTCAAACATGGAACGCCCTCTCGCAAAAACTAGAGGACAATGGCGTACTGCCAAAGCTTGCCGCCGCATGGTTAGCTGATCTGAGTCATGAATTTCCAAAAGGCACTGATGTTTCGTTCACAAAGAGTCAGTTGGACTCAATTGCAAAAAATGCGCTCGATCCGTTCTACTCAGGCTTTGCAAGCGAAATGTCCAAACAGTTCGATGTAGCCTCGAGACTGGGAAAAGACGACAATAAAATTGATGCCAGTGAAGTTGCGTCCTTCAAAGATCGACAATTACAGGCAAGTTCCGAGAAATTTGCAGAGAACGTCGTAAAAAACGTCGAAAAGTATGCGGCAACCTCTCCCACAGAAGCTTACACGTACTTGTCTTCAGTCATCTTCGATAGAACAAAACGTGAAACCCCAGAAGAAGAAGCTGCGACATGGAAAAACATTGACGAAAAATTGAACGCCAAAGGTTTGATACCAAAACTTTCAATGGGCTTTCTTGATGCCAATTTCCATGATAATCCTGTGACGCAATCGCAAATGGCAAGCATTGAGAAAGGCAGCCCCAACCTGTTG includes:
- a CDS encoding DJ-1/PfpI family protein encodes the protein MQFQILLFDGFEEMDVFGVFEPLRMADLQVKLVSLHPKEYVTGFYGTRVIPDTLLDVTNAPDVLIVPGGGWINQSPAGAWAESEKGTILAALQQFSQEGCILASVCAGAMLLAKAGLLTDRAATTNLSLLDELWQEQVNVIQARVVDDGDIITAGGITSSLDLGVWLVQRFLGADKALEVSRKLEFEPRGCVWQQSKSNH
- a CDS encoding zinc-binding protein, translating into MSNIDKILNCCHCNSAFVFTSGEQDFFKAKGLTNEPKRCPNCRILVRVQRSGKDVGTTAEVACADCGSQTRVPFQPKGYRPVYCSACLRTRKDDLAVANV